One Gemmatimonadaceae bacterium DNA segment encodes these proteins:
- a CDS encoding right-handed parallel beta-helix repeat-containing protein, translated as MTRLRPLATALGVVTLAALVACDTSSPTDPGIDPAISESLDASLAVAPAAPRSWYVAPNGSDANPGTATLPFRTVQKGVNRAAASDTVVVQAGTYALTTGVLIQKKFGTPAAPFVLRGNGAAILRDPTGKSLLWSGLVNVKNSTNVVVTGLTLQNSGFFGVMIQSANRVTVQGVTSTTSGASALYALSSYNIKVYNNDFSNFCYLGAYGRGITCQEGISIVSVDTFDVAENLVHDARQTGSSVQPGGGEGIDVKEASKHGYVRYNKVWNLVQLGIYIDAWDKTLEDVEVAGNRVWNTAAGITIASEEGGTVRNVRVHDNLVYRNGYDGIEISGYGKNGLRENIAIYGNTTSYNGYTANKPPYCKLWGCGDYGTGIRVETTNIRNSRIHDNISYQNATTVMESAASATNAVIDNNVVYPVGKSTWAPEKLGSRPIKVDPLFVFPGSNDFHLRSTSPAIRRAIGGDPLNQDADRFTRSVHPTELGAFIYR; from the coding sequence ATGACCAGGTTGCGCCCGCTCGCCACCGCCCTTGGCGTCGTCACCCTCGCCGCGCTCGTCGCGTGCGACACGTCCTCGCCCACCGACCCGGGAATCGATCCGGCGATCAGCGAATCGCTCGACGCCAGCCTCGCGGTTGCGCCGGCTGCACCGCGTAGTTGGTATGTCGCCCCTAACGGGAGCGACGCCAATCCGGGGACGGCCACGCTTCCGTTCCGCACCGTGCAGAAGGGGGTGAACAGAGCGGCCGCCAGCGACACCGTCGTGGTGCAGGCTGGAACGTACGCGCTCACCACCGGCGTCCTGATCCAGAAGAAGTTCGGGACGCCGGCCGCGCCCTTCGTCCTGCGTGGCAACGGCGCGGCGATTCTCAGGGACCCGACCGGGAAGTCGCTCCTGTGGAGTGGGCTCGTCAATGTGAAGAACTCCACCAACGTGGTCGTCACCGGGCTCACGCTGCAGAACTCGGGCTTCTTCGGCGTCATGATCCAGTCGGCCAACCGCGTCACGGTGCAGGGAGTCACGAGCACCACGTCAGGCGCCTCGGCGCTGTACGCGCTCAGCAGCTACAACATCAAGGTCTACAACAACGACTTCTCCAACTTCTGCTACCTGGGAGCGTACGGTCGCGGCATCACCTGCCAGGAGGGGATCTCGATCGTGAGCGTCGACACCTTCGACGTCGCGGAGAACCTGGTGCACGATGCGCGGCAGACCGGTTCGTCGGTGCAGCCCGGCGGCGGCGAGGGGATCGACGTGAAGGAGGCGTCGAAGCACGGCTACGTGCGCTACAACAAGGTGTGGAACCTGGTGCAGCTGGGCATCTACATCGATGCGTGGGACAAGACGCTGGAGGATGTCGAGGTCGCGGGCAATCGCGTCTGGAACACCGCAGCGGGAATCACCATCGCCTCCGAGGAGGGCGGGACCGTGCGCAACGTGCGCGTCCATGACAACCTGGTGTACCGCAACGGCTACGACGGGATCGAGATCAGCGGCTACGGCAAGAACGGGTTGCGCGAGAACATCGCGATCTACGGCAACACGACGAGCTACAACGGTTATACCGCCAACAAGCCGCCGTACTGCAAGCTGTGGGGGTGTGGCGACTACGGGACCGGGATCCGCGTCGAGACCACGAACATCCGTAACTCGCGGATTCACGACAACATCTCGTACCAGAATGCGACGACGGTGATGGAGAGCGCCGCCAGCGCGACGAACGCGGTAATCGACAACAACGTCGTCTACCCGGTGGGGAAGTCGACATGGGCACCCGAGAAGCTTGGCTCGCGTCCCATCAAGGTCGATCCGCTCTTCGTCTTCCCCGGCTCGAACGACTTCCACCTGCGATCGACGAGCCCGGCCATCCGTCGCGCCATCGGCGGCGATCCGCTGAACCAGGACGCCGACCGATTCACGCGCAGCGTCCACCCCACCGAACTCGGCGCCTTCATCTACCGTTAG
- a CDS encoding DUF1569 domain-containing protein: MLNLQDAAQVAEITTRIRALRPDSPRQWGKMTAPQMVAHCSIALEAALGERHVPRLFVGRLLGGFVKKAVLGKDGPFAKNAPTAPSYVVADERDLERERSRLLALVDRFASGGSGACTKEPHAFFGTLTPDEWAVLMYKHLDHHLRQFGV, from the coding sequence ATGCTGAACCTTCAAGACGCCGCGCAGGTCGCCGAGATCACCACGCGAATTCGTGCGCTACGCCCGGACTCCCCCCGGCAGTGGGGAAAGATGACGGCACCTCAGATGGTGGCGCACTGTTCCATCGCGCTGGAGGCCGCACTCGGCGAACGGCATGTGCCGCGCCTCTTCGTGGGGCGCTTGCTCGGGGGATTCGTGAAGAAGGCCGTGCTGGGCAAGGACGGCCCGTTCGCGAAGAACGCTCCCACCGCCCCGTCGTACGTCGTGGCCGACGAGCGGGACCTGGAGCGCGAGCGCTCGCGCCTGCTCGCGCTCGTCGACCGCTTTGCATCTGGCGGCTCAGGTGCGTGCACGAAGGAACCGCACGCCTTCTTCGGGACGCTCACGCCTGACGAGTGGGCGGTGCTGATGTACAAGCACCTGGATCATCACCTGCGACAGTTTGGCGTGTAG